The following are from one region of the Nostoc cf. commune SO-36 genome:
- the psb28 gene encoding photosystem II reaction center protein Psb28 has protein sequence MAKIQFSRGLDEEVTPDVRLTRSRTGDSGTATFIFTNPKILDQGSTEDITGMYLIDEEGEIITREVKAKFINGKPEELEALYVMKSAQEWERFMRFMERYAEENDLGLSKNEA, from the coding sequence ATGGCGAAAATCCAGTTTTCTAGAGGTCTTGACGAAGAAGTAACTCCAGATGTGCGCTTGACGCGATCGCGCACTGGCGACAGTGGTACAGCGACCTTTATTTTTACGAATCCGAAGATTTTAGATCAAGGTAGCACCGAAGATATTACCGGGATGTACTTGATTGACGAAGAAGGCGAAATAATTACTCGTGAAGTTAAAGCTAAATTTATCAACGGTAAACCAGAAGAATTAGAAGCACTTTACGTTATGAAATCTGCCCAAGAATGGGAGCGCTTTATGCGCTTCATGGAGCGGTACGCTGAAGAAAACGATCTGGGACTGAGTAAAAATGAGGCGTAG
- a CDS encoding MogA/MoaB family molybdenum cofactor biosynthesis protein, translating into MTSQPHPDSFKITVNCAVVTVSDTRTFETDKSGQLIQQLLLGANHAVKAYIIIKDEATQIQEQIENLGKSSKLDAVIFSGGTGIAPRDTTYDAIEKLLEKTLPGFGELFRFLSYQEIGSRAIASRAVAGVYEDKLIFSLPGSSNAVRLAMEKLILPELTHLVSQVCL; encoded by the coding sequence ATGACATCGCAACCCCACCCAGATAGCTTTAAAATTACAGTAAATTGTGCTGTGGTTACTGTCAGCGATACACGCACTTTTGAAACAGACAAAAGTGGGCAGCTAATTCAGCAGTTACTCCTTGGCGCTAACCATGCTGTAAAAGCTTACATAATTATTAAGGATGAAGCAACACAAATTCAAGAGCAGATCGAAAATCTGGGTAAAAGCTCAAAGTTGGATGCTGTAATTTTCAGTGGTGGTACAGGTATTGCACCAAGAGATACGACTTATGATGCCATTGAGAAGTTACTGGAGAAAACCTTACCGGGATTTGGTGAGTTATTTCGTTTTTTAAGTTATCAAGAAATTGGTTCGCGGGCGATCGCTTCTCGCGCTGTTGCTGGTGTTTATGAAGATAAGTTAATCTTTTCGCTTCCTGGTTCTAGTAATGCTGTGCGATTGGCGATGGAAAAACTAATTTTACCCGAACTGACTCACTTGGTAAGTCAAGTTTGTTTGTAA